The Nicotiana tabacum cultivar K326 chromosome 5, ASM71507v2, whole genome shotgun sequence sequence CTGTTTTGCTAACTAAAACTTATCCTATGTGGATTGTAGACTCAGGGGCCACCAATCATGTGAGCCGCGATAGAGAAGAGTTTATAGAGTTTCGTCGAATTCCACCTGGATCAAAGCATGTATATGTGGTAAATAATGTAAATCTTGAAGTCAAAGGGATAGGCACTTGCAGAATGGACATGTCTGGTGGCCGATCTTTGATGTTTCATGACATCATGTATGTTCCAGAGATTCGACGAAACTTAGTCTCTATGTTTGTTCTTCTAGATTTAGATTTCAATTTGAACTTTAGCCGCAATGGTCTTAATATTACTCAAGacaatattttttatgattttggaCATCGTTATGATGGTTTTATTGTGTTAGATTTTAATCCTTCTACGTATAACTATTATGTTGACCATTGTGTTATGGCATGTTATTCTAGTAACAATGATGTTGATGTTATTACATGGCATGCAAGATTAGGTCACATAGGGCAGATCAAATGAATATATTGGCTAAGGAAGGACATTTGGGTTCTTTCTTTAAAATTGAAATGCCAACTTGTGAAAATTGTCTTGCCGAAAAGATTACACGTAAACCTTTTAGAAAGGCTAAGAGAGCTGATTTTCCATTACAATTAATTCATTTGGCTAAGTCTGGTGCTTTATATTTCATTAAGTTCATTGATGATTTCACACGCTTTGGTTATGTCTATTTGATTTCTCATAAATCTGAAGCACTTGAATgctttaagaaatatttgaatgaAGCTGAGAACCAATTAAACAAAAGGATTAAGACCTTAAGAACCGATAGAGGGCTCGAATATCTATCAAAAGAATTTGAAGAATTGTGCATGAAAAGGGCATCACCAGACAATTAACTGTTTTGtacacacctcaacaaaatggtataGAAGAAAGGAGGAATAGAACACTACTGGACATGATAAGGTCCATGATGGCGTAGGCAAATTTACCTATCTCCTTTTGGGGAGATGCGTTATTGACTGCAACCTACATATTGAACAAAGTGCCTTCTAAATAAGTTTCTTCCACTGTTTATGAGCTATGTATTGGTCATAAACCAAACTTAAAGGATTTACGACTTTGGGGTTGTGATGCATATGTAAAGATTCTTTTAGCAAGTTTGGTAAATTAGGTCCAAAAGGCAAGAAATGTATCTTTATAAGATATTCAGAACACTCCAAAGGATATGGGTTCATTGGTAAATTAGAGGATGGAAGTGTTACTGATATTGAATCACGAGATATCACATTTCTGGAAAATGATTTTCCAAAGAAGGGAGAGGTAAAGAATAGAGAGCCTTTTTATGAAATGTTGAACTCAAATAGTCAGCAAGTGTCTTGTGACACATGATAATCAAATTGATCAAAATATTATTCTTGATCCGAGTGGGAGTGGGAACTCTCAATCCAAAAATCCTTCTGACGAACCTGAATTTCAACTACGAAAGAGTTCCAGGAAAAATATACCCAAACATACTTATGAAATTGAAGATTATGTTTTCTTGGTATCTCCACAGAAATGGATGGGCCAAAGTCTGTGACTGAGGCTTTATCGAGCCCTAGAAAAGATGAGTGGATGAAAGCaatgaaagaagaattagagTCCATGAAAACCAACAAAGTCTGGGATCTAGTTGAACTTCCGCTTGGACGTAGAGCCATTGGGAACAAATGGGTTCTCAAAGTTAAACGCAAAGCGGATGGGTCAATAGAAAGATACAAGGCACGATTGGTGGTAAAAGGCTTTTCTCAAGAAGTCGGAATATATTATGAGGAAATATTTTTACCAGTTGTGAAGTTTACCACAATTCGCTTACTTTTGGCTATTGTTGCACGTTTGGATTTGGAATTACATCAAATGGACGTGAAGATAGCTTTCTTAGTGGAGAACTAAaagaagaaatctacatggaacaacctatAGGCTTCATTGTTAAAGGCTAAAAAAAAggtttgtaaattgaaaagatcTATTTATGGCCTGAAGCAATCTtcaaggcaatggtatttgaGATTTCACAAGGAGGTGTTCTCATATGATTTCACCATGATCAATGAAGACCATTGCATTTATATGAAGAAGTCTAGTGGGATGTTTGTAATTCTTTCTCTTTATGTGGACGATATTTTATTGGTCGGAAACaatttggagtatttgaaaactATCAATTCATGGCTTTCAAAGTCATTTGACATGAAAGATATGGGCGAGTCAGACTATATCCTTGGAGTTAAAATCCAAAGAGACCGTTCCAAAAAGTTATTGAGTCTATCTCAAGAaacttatataaagaaaattttggAGCATTTTCGCTTGAATAGTTGCAAATCCATAGATACTCCTATAGCGAGAGGTGAAACTTTAAGCCTTGAAATGTGTCCCAAgactgaaaatgaaaaggaagacatGTCTCGAGTTCCATATTCAAGTGCTGCCGGGAGCTTGATGGCTATGCTATGTACTCGCCCAAACATTTGTTATGACGTAGGTCTAGTTAGTAGGTATCAATCCAATCCTGGAAGAGATCATTGGAGAGTTGTGAAGAGAATTTTCAGATATCTGAAGGAACTGCAGATTATTCACTATGTTATAGTGGAAATGATTTATGCTTAAGAGGATATACAGATGATGATTGGGCTGGTGACCATAATGATAGAAAATCAACATCCGGTTATGACTTGTTACTTAATGGTGGTGCTATATCATGGAAAAGTAAGACACAAACCTGTACAACCCTTTCAACGATGGAATCTGAGTTCATGGCTTGTGCGTCTGCAGTACAAGAAGTTGTTCAGTTGAAGAGATTTTTTGAGCATTTGGATATTACAAAGAACTCTTAGGATCCCCATGACTCTATATTGTGATATTCAACCGGCTATTGCATATACAAAAGATCCTAAGTATCACATCAAGACCAAATACATTTACATCAAGTATAACTTTGTGAGAGACATAGTAGCAAGTGGAGAGATAAATTTGCAATACATTCCTACACGAAGTATGATAGCTGATCCTTTTATAAAAGGCGATATCTAGAGACCTGTTTGAGAAACATGTTATGGCTCTAGGTTTGCGAAGGATATGAGCATATTTATGTATTATCAAAACGACTTTAGTATTATAATATGCTCATCAAAATTTGACTCTTGAATTTATGTTTATATCTCGTATGCATGTGATGAGTGTTTTGTTGATAAAGTCTGTTGAACAAGTTGCGAGATTGGCTTTCTCACACGAGCAATCGCCTCTTACGTTAAGAATCGTGAAGAGATGAGACCTTATAGAACCTTGGATAATACGAGGTTATATTTACTTGTAGAGGTCGGTCTTGACAACTAATCAGACTTACAAATTTCACTATTCGATTATGGCTTGTTTTGTAAGCCAGATGCAAGTTTCTCTAAGAAGATGATTTGAGGATTATTGAAATGAGAAACTTGGGTTAGACATTTGGAGGTGTCTAGACCAAGATCTGTACGGTGttgaataattaaaataataagacACACGCACCAATATAAGGTAAGAACATCGTAACATATGTTTCATACCACGTGTGCTATCGACCATGGGATAATGGAAGAACGAATCCCTGCTTCTTCATTGTGTGAGATCCTAAAGAAGTTAGAGTAACTTTTATTGAGATATCCATTGGCCTTTTATTGTCTCTTGAAGTGCAAATCAGTGTTGCTACTTTAGCATGCCACTAATAGCCATGAGTGATTCGGCAATGCAATGCATGTCTAGGAAAGCAGttaatttgaaatgaaaagattCGAGTAGAAAGGGAAGACGACTAAAATTTTGTAATTTAACTTGTAATCATAGATCGACCATTACACTTACCATGAGGGTATTGGGTGTAATTGTGGATACAATGTTATATGGGAACTCAAGTTTTACTTTTTTGAGGATGAGAGATCGAATAAGTAGCTACTGCAATAGCGAATGATGTATGGGGTATTGCGAGTAATAATATCCTCATGCTAGTAGTGAATCCTTTCCATATGTGATTGGATTTCTACATAGAGATTTAACACAACATTTAATTGTTTTTGGAATGTTACAGCTCTTTGTGCTCGCAGGTCGCACCAACTATTTCCCAGTATGAATCGTGTGTCAAAGACATCGGTCTATCCCACTATGAGCAAAGTGGGAGATGTTGGATTATGGGTCGTGGGTCACTCCATGTGAGCTAACCCGACCTGGTTAGGAGAGATAAGTGAGAGAGGTTATGAGAAGTTACCACTAGACCACTAACTCCACTAAACTAATGTGCAAAAAAGGGGTGAGTGGTTGGTTATCTTCCTTAACCGCTATTGCTCTGCCTATTTATGTTAAGGAGAAAACACAGA is a genomic window containing:
- the LOC142181017 gene encoding putative mitochondrial protein AtMg00820, whose translation is MDGPKSVTEALSSPRKDEWMKAMKEELESMKTNKVWDLVELPLGRRAIGNKWVLKVKRKADGSIERYKARLVVKGFSQEVGIYYEEIFLPVVKFTTIRLLLAIVARLDLELHQMDVKIAFLVEN